TCCACCACGCCACCTTGAGGAAACAGCCTCAACAACCATTGTGACGACACATGTTCGAAGGTAGAGTCCCGGTTCGCCGAGCACCAATGAGCGCTCGCGAAGCATTGGCTGGGGCGGACATGTCAAACAATCGCGGCGCCAGCGAGGTCGCTTCCGACCTTTTTGACGCGTTCAGACAAACTACTCTTCGCTACCCGGATCACCCGGCGCTCATCCACCAAGGACGCGCCGTGAGTTATCGCCGGCTCAACGAGCTGGCGCACACGCTTGCCGCACGGCTGGGAGCCAATCCCGGCGTGGTCGCGGTACACGCGACACACACACCGGAAACGCTCGTCGGGCTGCTCGGCGTACTCGCGGCCGAAGGGGTCTACTGCCCCGTCGATCCGGCATTCCCGCCGCAACGGCAGCAGGCGATGCTGTCGGCGGTCGACTGCCGGACCGTGCTCGGCGCCGATCCCGGATTGGCATCCCAACTCGGGTTGAAATACCTGGAGTCGGACCATCTCGGGGTGGATTCGACAGAACCGGACCAGTCGGCGGAACTCACCGCGGGCCCACCCTCGGCCGACCCGACGGATCATCAGAATCCGTTAGCCATGGGCCAATTGGAAACAGACCCCGACATACCGGCCTACATCCTCTTCACCTCGGGCTCCACCGGACAGCCGAAGCCCGTCGTCACTCCCCGCCGGGCCATCTCCACCACCGTCCACTCGCTGCGCGAGCTGTTCGGTCTGACGCCCGCGGACCGGGTCCTCCAGTTCGCCTCGCTGAACTGGGACACCTGCTTCGAGGAGATCCTGCCCACCCTCACCACGGGGGCCGCCCTGGTCCTCGACGCCGAGGCGCACTCGGGCTCGTTCCCCCGCTTCCTGCGGATGGTCGAACGGGAGCGGATCACCGTCCTCGACCTGCCGACCGCCTTCTGGCACGAGCTGGTGCTCCACCTCACCGAGGACCAACTGCCGTTACCCGCCTGCCTCCGGCTGCTGATCATCGGTGGCGAGGCCGCGAGTCCGGCGCGGCTGGACGACTGGAGCCGCCTGGACACCGGGCGGATCCGGCTGCTCAACACCTACGGCTGCACCGAGACCACCCTGATCACCCACGCCGTCGACCTGCACGGCCCCGAGGCACCCTCCCCCGGTTGGAGCTGGGACGGCGGCACCCGGGCGCCGATCGGCCGCGCCCTCCCGCACGTCATCGAACAGATCAGCGAGCAGGGCGAGTTGATGATCGGCGGGCCCGCGCTCGCGCTCGGCTACCTCGGGCTGCCCGAGGCCACCGAAGCCAGGTTCACCGTCGTCGACGGCGAGCGCCGGTTCCGGACCGGCGACCGGGTGAGCAGCGCACCCGACGGCGTGCTCACCCACCAGGGCCGGCTGGACCACGAGATCAAGGTGCGCGGCATCCGGGTCGACCCGGCCGAGGTCGAGGCCCACCTCACCAGCCATCCCGGGGTGCAGGCGGCGGCCGTGGTGGGGACCACGCTGGCCGGCCGCTCCGCGCTGGTCGCCTACATCGTGCCGCGCACCCCCGCCACGGCCGGGACCCTGGACACCGACGTCCGGTCCTATCTGCACGGGCGGGTGCCCGGCCATCTGGTGCCGAGCCGGATCACCGTGGTCCCCCAACTCGTCCTCACCGCAAGCGGAAAGGTCGACCGCGCAGGCTCGCACCTGCGGCACGCAACGCACTGACCCAGCCCACTGACAGGTCAAAGGAGACCCTCGATGAGCGTTGACACCACCACTTCCGCCGGCTCCGGCGGCAGACCCACCAGCGCGGACGCCACAGCCGACGTCGAGGCGGCCGACGTCGAGAGCGTGGTGGCGATCTTCCGTCGGGTACTGGAGAGCACCGAGGTCGCGCCGGACTCCGACTTCTTCCTGCTCGGCGGCGACTCGCTGATCGCGACCCGGGTGCTGAGCGCGATCGCCCGCGGCCACGGCGTCGAGCTGACCTTCGACGACTTTGTGCTCGCGCCCACCCCGCAGGGTCTCGCCGAGCAGATCGCCGCTGCCCGATGACCCACACCCGCAGCGCCGTCGTGGTCGGCGCCGGACTGGCCGGGCTCACGGCCGCGACCGGGCTGGCGGACCACGGGATCGAGGTCACCGTCCTGGAGGCCCGCGACCGGGTCGGCGGCCGCACCCACGGCCGCCAGGTCGCGCCGACCGCCTGGATCGACGCCGGCGCCGCCTACCTGGGCAACCGGCACACCGAACTGCACGCCCTGATGGCTGAGTTGGGTCTCAAGACCACCCCGACCACGATGCAGGGCGCCAGCCGCTTCGCGCTCGGCGCCGAGCACGCCACCCGGGACGGGCGGTTCCCGCCGCTCAACGCCGTGGCCCTCGGCGACCTGTTCGAGCTGCTGGACGAACTCGCCGCCACCGTAAGGACCGAGGCCCCCTGGCTCACCCCGGACGCCGAGCGGCTGGACACCCTGACCGCCGCCGAGTGGGCCGAGCAGCACCTGACCCATCCGGACGCCCGGCTGTTCTTCCCGCTCTTCCTGGGCGAGATGATGGCCGCCGACCCGGCCGACGTCTCCGTCCTGCACATGGCGTTCTACCTGCGCTCGGGCGGCGGCCTCCGCTACCTCAACGCCTTCGAGGGCGGTGCCCAGCAGGACCGGATCACCGGTGGCGCCCACCAGGCCTGCGAGCTGCTGGCCGGGCGGCTCGGTGCTCGGGTACGGCTCGGCGAACCGGTCCTGACGGTCCATCAGGACCGGGACGGCGTCACCGTCCGTACGCCGCACGGCGAACACCGGGCCGACGTGGTGGTGATGGCGCTGCCACCGCTGCTGGCCGACGCCGTCGACTACCGGCCCGCCCTGCCGGTCCGCCGGGCGAGCGGGCGGACCGCCCGCGGCTGCGCGGTCAAGGTGAACCTGGTCTACCCCGAACCGGTCTGGCGCGACCACGGCCTCTCCGGCTGGTCGGTCAACGCCGAGGGCCCGCTGCTGTCCACGGTGGACGACTCCCCGGCCGAGGGCGGGGTCGGCGTGCTGACCGGCTTCGTCACGGGCGCCGAGGCACACCGGTACGCGGCGCTGCCGCCGGAGCAGCAGCGCTCGACGGCGGTCGGGCAGGCCGCCCGGCTGTTCCCGATGCTGCCGGAACCGATCGGCTTCCGGCTCACCGACTGGGTCAACGAGCAGTACAGCCAGGGCTGTTACGCCGCCCTGCTCGGGCCGGGCGACTGGCTCGAGCTCGGCCCGACGCTGACCACACCGCACCACCGGGTGCACTGGGCCGGCACCGAGACCAGCACCGAGTACTTCGGGCTGATGGAAGGCGCGATCCGCTCCGGCCACCGCGTGGTCGCGGAGATCCTCGCCCACCGCTAGGAACCACCTGAAGAACACCCGCAGAGCAGCCTCACCCGAACCACCCCGTTCTGCTGAGAGCCAGACCTCATCGACCAGTTCACCCGGCAGTCGTTCCACAAGAACGCACGCCGGGCGACTCGCACCGGGAGACCGCCATGAGCGATCAGAGTTCCATCGCACCCCTCGCCGCCCGGCAGCAGCTGATGACCGAACCCACCCTCGGGGCCGGCAACTTCCTGGACCACGCCATCGCGGTCAACCCCAATCGCGCGGTGCCGTTCGCCTACAGCCACCACACCGACCACCGCGGCGGCGTCGTACTGCGCGGCCACAGCCTGCTCGACCTCGCCGCCCTGCGCGACCGCTACGCCAAGTGGTACTGGGCGAACGGCGTCCGCCCCGGCGAGCCGGTCGGCGTGGTCGTCGGCGAGGGCCTGGAGCCACTGCTGCACTTCTTCGCACTGACCGCGCTGGGCGCCGTGCCCGCCCTGATCAACGACGCCATGCGGCACGACGTGATGGTCCGCTACCTCAACCACGTGGGCGTGGTCGGCATCGTCGCGGACGACCCCACCCGGCTCGCCGCGGCCTACCGGGAGGACCCGCGCTCGCGCCCGCGCTTCATCGCCATGGCGGCCGAGATCCAGGCCTTCGACGACGGCTCGGCCGAGCTCCCCGAGGTCTACCCGTACCGGCACGCGGCCGAGGACGTGGTCGCGCTGATCCACTCCTCGGGCACCACCGGCACGCCGAAGTCCACCATGCTGGCGCACCGTCAGTTCTGGGACGGCAAGCAGCCGCGGATGGTGCGCTTCCCGGCCGAGTCGTACGACCGGCTGATGTCACTGATGCCGCACACCCACGCGGGCGGGCTGAGCTACTTCCTCACCGCCACCCTGCTCGGTCTGCCGACCGTGGTGATGTCGGACTGGCGGCGGACGGTGGTGGAGCCCGTGATGCGGGCCTTCCAGCCGACCATGGTCGCCTCCTTCCCGCGCACCTTCGTCGAGTTGGCCACTGGCGAGCTGCCGGTCGAGGGTGCGGCCAAGGTGCACTCCTGGTTCAACACCGGTGACAGCGCGCACTACGGGCACATCCGCCGCCTGGTCCAGCTCGGCGAGCGGCCGGCCGGGCTGATCAAGCCCTGGCTGCTGCCGAGCGAGGCGGCCGACCAACCGGCCCTGGCCGGTTCGCAGTTCATCGACGGCCTGGGCTCCTCCGAGATGGGCATGGCGCTGTTCGGCCAGGTCACCTCACCGGAGAGCACCCGCAACGACCGGTGCGTCGGCAAGCCGCTCGAAGTGGTGCTCAGAGCCGCCGTCCTGAACGAGGACGGCGAGGAACTCCCGGACGGCACGGTCGGGATGCTCGGCGTGGTCACCCCGTCCCGGACCCCCGGTTACTGGAACAACCCGAAGCTCACCGGCACCTTCGAGCTGGCCGGCTACTGGCTCACCGGTGACCTGGCCCGCCGGGACGCCGAAGGCCGGTTCTACCACCTCGACCGCACGGTGGACGTGATCGACACCGCGAACGGCCCGGTCTACAGCCTGCCGATCGAGGAAGTGCTGCTGGCCGACTGCGGTGAGCTGGTGCAGGACTGCTCGGTGATCGGCCTGCCCGGGGCACCCGGCCAGGGCCAACGGCCGTACGCCGTCGTCCGGTTGCAGGCCGAGGCCGCGCAGAGCACCGCCGAGGAGATCCAGGAGGCCGCCAACAAGGCGCTCGCCGGGGCCGGTCTCACCGGGCTCGCCGGGGTGAGCATCGCCCGGACGCCGGAGGACTTCCCGCTCGGGCCCACCGGCAAGGTGCTCAAGCGCGAACTTCGGACCCGCTTCGCCACGCTCCTCACCGGCCGGTAGACCCGTGATGGGTCTCCAGCCGATCCGGCAGCCGTACCAGTACGTACGGACCGCGCTGGCCGAGCCGGACTGGCGTCGGCTGCCGGGCTGGCGCGACGTCACGGCGCGGCAGTGGCGGGACGCGCAGTGGCAGCGGGCGCACTGTGTGAAGAACATCCGGCAGCTGCGGGCGGTGGCCGGCGAGCTGCTCACCGACCGGTTCTACGAGGAACTGGCCGCCGACCAGGCCCAGTTCGCCATGATGTCGATGCTGCTTCCGCCGCAGATGCTCAACACCATGGCGCCGTACGCCCCGACCGATCCGGAGTCCTTCACCGAGGCGTTCTTCGCCGACCCGGTCCGCCGCTACATGCTGCCCGTACGCGCGGACCGGCACCCGCGGTGGCCGAGCCACCCGAAGTCCGAACGGGACTCGCTGCACGAGGCCGAGATGTGGGTGGTGGAGGGCCTGACGCACCGTTATCCCACCAAGGTGCTGGCCGAGTTGGTCTCCACCTGCCCGCAGTACTGCGGGCACTGCACCCGGATGGACCTGGTCGGCAACTCCACCCCGCAGGTCAGCAAGACCAGACTGGTGCTCCGGCCGGCCGACCGGCAGGAGCAGATCCTCGACTACCTCAAGCGCACCCCGGCCGTCCGCGACGTGGTGGTCTCCGGCGGCGACCTGGCCAACGTGCCCTGGCCCCAACTGGAGTCTTTCCTCGTCCAGTTGCTGGAACTCGGCTCGGTGCGCGACATCCGGCTGGCCAGCAAGGCGGTGGTCGGCCTGCCGCAGCACTGGCTGCAGCCGCAGGTGCTCGACGGTCTCGGCCGGGTGGCGGCGGTCGCGGCCCGGCGCTCGGTCAACCTCGCCGTGCACACCCACGCCAACCACGTGCAGTCGGTCACCCCGCTGGTCGCGGAGGCGGCCCGGGCGCTGCTGGACGCGGGCGTCCGGGACGTCCGCAACCAGGGCG
This genomic interval from Kitasatospora gansuensis contains the following:
- a CDS encoding acyl carrier protein; the protein is MSVDTTTSAGSGGRPTSADATADVEAADVESVVAIFRRVLESTEVAPDSDFFLLGGDSLIATRVLSAIARGHGVELTFDDFVLAPTPQGLAEQIAAAR
- a CDS encoding class I adenylate-forming enzyme family protein, which encodes MSDQSSIAPLAARQQLMTEPTLGAGNFLDHAIAVNPNRAVPFAYSHHTDHRGGVVLRGHSLLDLAALRDRYAKWYWANGVRPGEPVGVVVGEGLEPLLHFFALTALGAVPALINDAMRHDVMVRYLNHVGVVGIVADDPTRLAAAYREDPRSRPRFIAMAAEIQAFDDGSAELPEVYPYRHAAEDVVALIHSSGTTGTPKSTMLAHRQFWDGKQPRMVRFPAESYDRLMSLMPHTHAGGLSYFLTATLLGLPTVVMSDWRRTVVEPVMRAFQPTMVASFPRTFVELATGELPVEGAAKVHSWFNTGDSAHYGHIRRLVQLGERPAGLIKPWLLPSEAADQPALAGSQFIDGLGSSEMGMALFGQVTSPESTRNDRCVGKPLEVVLRAAVLNEDGEELPDGTVGMLGVVTPSRTPGYWNNPKLTGTFELAGYWLTGDLARRDAEGRFYHLDRTVDVIDTANGPVYSLPIEEVLLADCGELVQDCSVIGLPGAPGQGQRPYAVVRLQAEAAQSTAEEIQEAANKALAGAGLTGLAGVSIARTPEDFPLGPTGKVLKRELRTRFATLLTGR
- a CDS encoding amino acid adenylation domain-containing protein codes for the protein MSNNRGASEVASDLFDAFRQTTLRYPDHPALIHQGRAVSYRRLNELAHTLAARLGANPGVVAVHATHTPETLVGLLGVLAAEGVYCPVDPAFPPQRQQAMLSAVDCRTVLGADPGLASQLGLKYLESDHLGVDSTEPDQSAELTAGPPSADPTDHQNPLAMGQLETDPDIPAYILFTSGSTGQPKPVVTPRRAISTTVHSLRELFGLTPADRVLQFASLNWDTCFEEILPTLTTGAALVLDAEAHSGSFPRFLRMVERERITVLDLPTAFWHELVLHLTEDQLPLPACLRLLIIGGEAASPARLDDWSRLDTGRIRLLNTYGCTETTLITHAVDLHGPEAPSPGWSWDGGTRAPIGRALPHVIEQISEQGELMIGGPALALGYLGLPEATEARFTVVDGERRFRTGDRVSSAPDGVLTHQGRLDHEIKVRGIRVDPAEVEAHLTSHPGVQAAAVVGTTLAGRSALVAYIVPRTPATAGTLDTDVRSYLHGRVPGHLVPSRITVVPQLVLTASGKVDRAGSHLRHATH
- a CDS encoding KamA family radical SAM protein is translated as MGLQPIRQPYQYVRTALAEPDWRRLPGWRDVTARQWRDAQWQRAHCVKNIRQLRAVAGELLTDRFYEELAADQAQFAMMSMLLPPQMLNTMAPYAPTDPESFTEAFFADPVRRYMLPVRADRHPRWPSHPKSERDSLHEAEMWVVEGLTHRYPTKVLAELVSTCPQYCGHCTRMDLVGNSTPQVSKTRLVLRPADRQEQILDYLKRTPAVRDVVVSGGDLANVPWPQLESFLVQLLELGSVRDIRLASKAVVGLPQHWLQPQVLDGLGRVAAVAARRSVNLAVHTHANHVQSVTPLVAEAARALLDAGVRDVRNQGVLMRGVNATPEDLLDLCFALQGEANILPYYFYLCDMIPNSEHWRTSMHEAQRLQEAIMGYLPGYATPRIVCDVPDVGKRWVHQAVAYDRLRGISYWTKNYRTELEVRQAEDAGLDAPLDRRHPYYDPLDTLPEPGRGWWSGQPGGSCSRTSGRTLGEPNS
- a CDS encoding flavin monoamine oxidase family protein gives rise to the protein MTHTRSAVVVGAGLAGLTAATGLADHGIEVTVLEARDRVGGRTHGRQVAPTAWIDAGAAYLGNRHTELHALMAELGLKTTPTTMQGASRFALGAEHATRDGRFPPLNAVALGDLFELLDELAATVRTEAPWLTPDAERLDTLTAAEWAEQHLTHPDARLFFPLFLGEMMAADPADVSVLHMAFYLRSGGGLRYLNAFEGGAQQDRITGGAHQACELLAGRLGARVRLGEPVLTVHQDRDGVTVRTPHGEHRADVVVMALPPLLADAVDYRPALPVRRASGRTARGCAVKVNLVYPEPVWRDHGLSGWSVNAEGPLLSTVDDSPAEGGVGVLTGFVTGAEAHRYAALPPEQQRSTAVGQAARLFPMLPEPIGFRLTDWVNEQYSQGCYAALLGPGDWLELGPTLTTPHHRVHWAGTETSTEYFGLMEGAIRSGHRVVAEILAHR